TGGCGAGGGGCGCGCGCAAATTTGTCAGCATCACGGTTAAGGGCGCGGCAAATCGAAAATCGGCGAAGATCATCGCCCGCTCGATCGCCAATTCGCCGCTGGTCAAGACGGCGATTGCCGGCGAAGACGCCAATTGGGGTCGCGTCGTGATGGCCGTCGGCAAGGCCGGCGAACCAGCCGAACGCGATCAACTTGCGATCTGGTTCGGTGACATTCGCGTCGCGCACAAAGGGCTGCGCGATCCAGCTTATGACGAACAGAAAGTTGCAGCGCTGATGCGCCTGCCGGAGATCGCCGTCCGCGTCGATCTCGGCGTCGGCCCGGGCGAGGCCACGGTTTATACGTGCGATCTGACAAAGGAATATGTCGAGATCAACGGCGACTATCGCTCGTAATCACGCCGCGGCGCTCTCGCCGGCGTCGCCGCCGTAATAGGCGATGTAGCGCTGCTCGATTTCAGCGATCGGCATCACCGTGAACACATCGATCGTGCCGAATTGCGGATCGATCACCGCGCCTTCGCCGAATTTCGCGCCGACGCGCAGATAGCCCTTGATGAGCGGCGGCAACGCGGCCAACCCCCGGCGCTGGTCGATCGCGCCCTTGTCGAGCACATCCATCGGCACCGCGCGGCCAGCGCGCGGACGCACCTGCCATTCGTTCTCGGCGGAGGCGTGATGATGCAGGAAGCTCAAGGGCAGCGCCAGGGCAAGCGGGTTGATACCGGGCAGGCTGGCGCAACCGAACATCACATCGACGTGGTAGTGCTTGATGTAGGTCCAGAGGCCGCGCCACAAAAGCTCGATCACGCGCTTCGAGCGGTATTTGGCATGAACGCAGGAGCGGCCGAGTTCCAGGAATCTCTTGCCGGAATGGCGGGCCAGCAGCGGCGCGATGTCGAACTCGCCCTCGCTGTAGAAGCCGCCATGTTCCGCCGCGACCTCGCTCCGCAGCAGCCGATAGGTGCCGACGATCTTCGGCTTGACCCGGCCAAAAGCATTGCGGGCGGCGAGATCGACGATCAGCAGATGATCGCAGAATTTGTCGAAGGGGCAGATATCGCGCCGCACCAGTGCCCCCGGACCGTGGGCGATGGCGCCGCCTTCTTCATAAAAGACCTTGTAGCGCAGCCGCTGCGCCTTGCGGATTTCCTTGCGGCGGGCGATGCGGATTTCGAAATTGCCGAACCGGCCCAACACCCGCGGCACATCGCCGGGCGCCGCGCGCTTGGCGCGCATCAGGCGCCGCGTCGGTGAGAAGGGGATGACGGCGCCGAAGGACGGCTCTATCGGCCACATGTTTTATCGAATCATCCGCTCAGATATGATCCGGCCAAGCTAACCAGCCCGAACGAAACTTTGATGACGCGGGGTTCCGCGCCCATCCGCCAAGGTCTTATCCCATTTCGTACCTGATTTCACGCAGCCTTTTATGGGCCGGGGTTTGCCTGAGGGCGGCAGCGCTGTTCCTGACAATTTTCAGCTCATTTTTGCTGTTCGCGCCCATTCAATGGGTGCTGCTCATGGCCGCGCCGCGCCACAGTCAGGTCTTGCCGCGGCTTTTCTACGGGACGGTCCTCTGGCTGGTGAACGTGCGGGTGAAGGTGAGCGGTCGGAAACCCGGCGAGATCGCTGCCCTGGTGGTTACCAATCATGTCTCGTGGACGGATATTCCAGCACTCGGCGCGCTATTCCCGGCCGCCTTCGTCGCCAAAAGTGAGGTCGGGCGCTGGCCGATCATCCGCACGTTCGCGCGGCTCGTGAATACGATCTTTGTCGATCGAACCGCGCGGCGGACGATCCCAGCGACGAATGCCGCCATGCTGGCGGCGATCGCGAAGGGCGTGCATGTCGTCCTGTTTCCCGAGGCGACGACTCATGCGGA
This Methylovirgula sp. DNA region includes the following protein-coding sequences:
- a CDS encoding GNAT family N-acyltransferase, whose product is MWPIEPSFGAVIPFSPTRRLMRAKRAAPGDVPRVLGRFGNFEIRIARRKEIRKAQRLRYKVFYEEGGAIAHGPGALVRRDICPFDKFCDHLLIVDLAARNAFGRVKPKIVGTYRLLRSEVAAEHGGFYSEGEFDIAPLLARHSGKRFLELGRSCVHAKYRSKRVIELLWRGLWTYIKHYHVDVMFGCASLPGINPLALALPLSFLHHHASAENEWQVRPRAGRAVPMDVLDKGAIDQRRGLAALPPLIKGYLRVGAKFGEGAVIDPQFGTIDVFTVMPIAEIEQRYIAYYGGDAGESAAA
- a CDS encoding lysophospholipid acyltransferase family protein encodes the protein MAAPRHSQVLPRLFYGTVLWLVNVRVKVSGRKPGEIAALVVTNHVSWTDIPALGALFPAAFVAKSEVGRWPIIRTFARLVNTIFVDRTARRTIPATNAAMLAAIAKGVHVVLFPEATTHADGPHLFHSAHFAIVEDLEKSGQAYAIQPIAIRYSAPYAPWIGDDALLPHVITLMKNPPLTCELIFCNPIVLTAPLTRRAVAEGCFERITAAYRA